A single window of Crassostrea angulata isolate pt1a10 chromosome 8, ASM2561291v2, whole genome shotgun sequence DNA harbors:
- the LOC128160475 gene encoding uncharacterized protein LOC128160475, with protein MDPRLSAQDVVRCDLCKDNVVQNYCDYCHVKLCKPCIGEHISDEYDKHKIVPFQQRKSTLIFPNCKKHSKETCKLQCMSCNNSICAKCSILKEHKDHNVVDLEDSYNSKNENIKKDTAEIENVISPTYEEIRKALESQIASLDGEYEKITTIVSKQGEEWHKEIDKTIEQMKNEIDEIKVSHRGILIKHLKEIKQIESLINENLSTLKDLQRKSNVVSTVIEYQSKNVEFGKLPPKIHVTVPTFCPRPVDRIEAKKLIGSIKPLKSTTNKNGYTLKKQRGSSRELLDTPVVINTFNTGYTNLRKVSFHSEQEIWASAEVSEIKCYNINGNTINAIETKSGEYPDDLAVTREGYLIYTDREFRTVNKVVNGQIKEIIILQGWIPGNLCVTSFGDLLLVMCDDAKTQTKIVRYAGAIKKQTIQFDENGKPLYSCEYKIQYLSENRNLDVCVADRAAGAVVVVDQAGKLRFRYTGHPTKSKESPFIPRGITTNSLSQILTADGGNSCVHILDQDGQLLRYIDNKMFDNLVGMSADNLDNLYVAEYNSGDVKVIKYLK; from the coding sequence ATGGATCCTCGTCTCAGTGCCCAGGACGTGGTACGGTGTGACCTTTGTAAGGATAACGTTGTACAGAATTATTGTGACTATTGCCATGTCAAACTCTGCAAGCCTTGTATTGGAGAACACATCTCAGATgaatatgacaaacataaaattgtccCATTCCAGCAACGAAAATCCACCCTGATTTTTCCAAATTGTAAGAAACATTCCAAAGAAACATGCAAACTGCAATGCATGTCATGTAACAATTCTATTTGCGCCAAATGCTCGATATTAAAAGAACACAAAGATCATAATGTAGTAGACCTCGAGGACAGCTACAATTCGAagaatgaaaacattaaaaaagatacagcaGAAATAGAAAATGTAATTTCTCCAACATATGAAGAAATAAGAAAAGCACTGGAGAGCCAGATTGCCAGCTTAGATGGAGAGTATGAAAAAATTACCACGATAGTGTCCAAACAAGGAGAGGAATGGCataaagaaattgataaaactATCGAACAAATGAAGAACGAAATTGACGAGATCAAAGTTAGTCATCGGGGCATCttgattaaacatttaaaagagaTAAAACAGATAGAGTCTTTGATAAATGAAAACTTATCAACTTTGAAGGACCTACAGAGGAAATCCAATGTTGTGTCTACAGTCATAGAATACCAATCAAAAAACGTTGAATTTGGTAAACTTCCTCCAAAAATTCATGTGACAGTGCCTACATTTTGTCCGAGACCAGTGGATAGAATAGAAGCTAAAAAATTAATTGGATCCATTAAACCTCTAAAATCTACCACAAATAAAAATGGCTATACCTTGAAGAAACAAAGGGGGTCCTCCAGAGAACTGTTGGATACACCAGTGGTCATCAACACGTTTAACACTGGGTATACCAATCTCAGAAAAGTTTCCTTTCACAGCGAACAAGAAATCTGGGCGTCTGCTGAAGTTAGCGAAATAAAATGCTACAACATCAATGGGAACACCATAAATGCAATTGAAACAAAATCTGGAGAATATCCAGATGATTTAGCTGTCACACGTGAAGGATATTTAATATATACTGACAGGGAATTCCGAACTGTAAATAAAGTAGTGAATGGGCAGATAAAGGAAATAATCATTCTACAGGGATGGATACCCGGTAATCTGTGTGTAACGTCTTTTGGTGATCTTCTGCTAGTGATGTGTGACGATGCCAAAACTCAAACCAAAATTGTACGATACGCCGGCGCGatcaagaaacaaacaattcaatttgaCGAGAACGGTAAACCTCTGTACTCATGTGAGTATAAAATCCAGTACCTATCAGAGAACAGAAACCTAGATGTTTGCGTGGCTGACCGTGCAGCTGGTGCTGTGGTAGTTGTTGATCAGGCTGGTAAACTCCGATTCCGTTACACCGGCCATCCCACCAAGTCAAAGGAGAGTCCCTTTATTCCTCGTGGCATCACAACAAACAGTCTGAGTCAGATCTTAACTGCAGACGGTGGGAATAGTTGTGTACACATTTTGGATCAGGATGGACAATTATTGCGTTACATCGATAACAAAATGTTCGATAATCTCGTCGGTATGAGTGCTGATAATCTTGATAATTTGTATGTTGCCGAGTATAACTCTGGGGATGTAAAGGTCATTAAATATCTTAAATGA
- the LOC128158356 gene encoding uncharacterized protein LOC128158356: MKDRRMPFPTTYPLFQLVRLMSIREDGDSGKSPVVTKYAWIEAGEDNLLALYNSNGYLLLRYSSSGKIPKYQQLTWPQEKPICSMCFDPTVSWLLIVTEDATIFIIPARSILDKSAQVNQIWSLDDVTITKVKKPRGLPSVVTWWHTLDGQQIAIIGTKCGEIEIVDLIKRCIVNEVEVDASIANLDLIQDDQQMSTYLLITGQAGIQWKLLLESRTSEVLKFDLEVSDLGYDQIDGRQLPVISITAVTEETKDVFLPLRFYQFQRSVSLSPQNAKGRHFITAYDNKSSTYQVFDSNIEHSPLFVYKLPLGACNIILSDKTIYTTTRLAGEKRLLVIANQKAETSVENQKEFNKEAVLQHFDLPADEKLLAVVKKSFPFYWHDKREENFKQQMMRNKETGLWNHSEDKTLGTYGGAYRSFEIQINGHTVLNGCLVITDTAVYELRPRISPERLFLDLALGKSDAGVTDNLGIALGLDVNTLYELSAEKCVQNHSYDRAIKLFKLAKSSFLRRVSCFAKHGCVQEVMSHLKQALGDRSSDLTTVEKKQLSNMAVYCYIYLFKQSSGEQHIKNTFLEFLTSNFFYDEQMALNLLAESNLNDILLEVAKSRGLVMEALSLLAKFNHFMLQPEMIQGLVAKGFTNHLIQASKGVFLEFMTPPSLVDLLCSKPELALPNYRLLQPVLRNLDEAHLETLAQVFDPSRNPLKGHLCRFMGSRHRTTSISSVSSDGDSGILDGGIFNAGKLVEFFLSVVLHLNKKREANGHIPSVQEMMSVSTSEAKQRSVSNAQANQPVQKRRRLSFQPRPVGTGPQHVGVVRNGELYTWGKTSQGRLGHGDLALENTVSPPCRVETLHMLQIKVLSVSCGGEHTVALTQQGVYGWGSSKYGQVGTGTTHIYSRPMLIEALSAANCVDIVCGQYHTLALTSEGDVYSWGWGVHGQLGHGNIEDALTPTKVTSLTSLNVSHIQAGHCHSLVLTEQGVVYSFGCGFFGQLGIGNNRKSSVPVKVHTLPEKIAIVATRYFHNVAVTHSNKVYTWGCHPYNLRFVAHAARKARQAGKFMGDPVERYLLPEVVDTGYVHGRITKVALGSSHGLLMTLDGDVYSWGRNAEGQIGNNSKYEMKQPNIITQINDRQMAHLASGGEFNVTMDTEGLVWVWGKNDFGQLGMDKMDSTSPTSTKHSRIHTHHRHRETYAPVTEILVPTVCAGIPAPKPAGRIRHTSLSRSDSFDSSEEHWLGLERFDSRHLDKLPDLQSLTETKYNRLVILEVLEHLSEFCHCLQFLRRCVDLKDWLSAVYVGIHNQNYSQALTFHLSALKKYKHHYTAKFNAIVSAIINLYIQLCVKQDLPAGQKEERYRILIMEVLQFWETEELEAVDLEKLLSPYLDHLSCILSVIIFWPRSEKRLAAEANLSFSTKFSMTVLQNVIKKLQSVDFEKKHPICHQAYQPFFVESSEGHGLDLQPSDKMIPYQQLWQDVVQNLQKGTESQQFIAMTRSEVDHLDEKLHGEQVLDSSQTNNSVLFTCGHYYTKQNFLEEVLVKFQKELAHGHASVPSSAQVLVKYYNRGDLLPLACPKCVLNALHSVGN, encoded by the exons ATGAAAGACAGGAGAATGCCTTTTCCAACAACGTATCCATTATTTCAGTTAGTTCGGTTAATGTCTATTCGAGAAGATGGTGATTCAGGAAAATCACCGGTAGTGACAAAATATGCATGGATTGAGGCAGGGGAGGATAATTTGTTAGCTCTTTACAACAGCaatg GATACCTCTTATTGCGGTATTCATCATCAGGGAAAATCCCTAAATACCAACAGCTGACATGGCCCCAAGAGAAACCAATATGTTCCATGTGTTTTGACCCCACAGTATCATGGCTCCTCATTGTAACAGAAGATGCCACGATTTTCATCATTCCTGCACGATCAATTCTG gaTAAATCAGCCCAGGTTAATCAAATTTGGAGTTTGGATGATGTCACAATCACTAAAGTGAAGAAACCACGAG GTCTCCCATCTGTTGTTACGTGGTGGCATACACTGGACGGTCAACAAATTGCTATCATTGGCACAAAG TGCGGAGAGATAGAGATTGTTGACTTAATCAAAAGATGCATTGTTAATGAAGTGGAGGTTGATGCCAGCATAGCTAACCTTGACCTCATTCAAGATGACCAGCAGATGTCCACTTATCTCTTG ATAACTGGACAAGCAGGAATTCAGTGGAAACTCCTGTTGGAGTCGAGAACATCCGAGGTCCTCAAGTTTGACCTTGAAGTGTCGGACCTTGGCTATGACCAAATTGATGGCCGCCAGTTGCCAGTCATAAGCATCACTGCCGTTACAG AGGAAACCAAAGATGTCTTCCTGCCTCTTAGGTTCTATCAGTTTCAGAGATCTGTTTCATTGAGTCCTCAGAACGCCAAAGGAAGACACTTCATCACAGCGTACGACAACAAATCATCAACATACCAG GTATTTGATAGCAACATAGAACATTCTCCGCTGTTTGTATACAAACTTCCTCTTGGTGCTTGTAACATTATCCTTAGTGACAAAACAATTTACACAACCACCAGACTGGCTGGAGAGAAAAGACTGCTAGTaatagccaatcagaaagccgAGACATCAGTGGAAAACCAGAAG gagttCAACAAGGAGGCTGTTTTACAGCATTTTGATTTACCAGCGGATGAGAAATTATTGGCTGTGGTGAAGAAGTCCTTTCCATTCTACTGGCATGACAAGAGGGAGGAGAACTTCAAGCAGCAGATGATGAGAAACAAGGAGACCGGACTCTGGAACCACTCCGAGGATAAAACTCTTGGCACGTACGGTGGAGCGTACAGATCGTTTGAGATCCAAATCAATGGTCACACAGTGTTAAATGGATGCCTGGTTATCACAGACACAGCCGTGTATGAACTTAGACCAAG GATTTCCCCTGAGCGCCTTTTCCTTGATCTAGCCTTGGGTAAATCAGATGCTGGTGTGACTGACAACCTGGGGATAGCCCTGGGTCTGGATGTTAACACCCTGTATGAGTTGTCAGCAGAGAAATGTGTTCAGAACCACAGTTATGACAGGGCCATCAAACTCTTCAAGTTAGCTAAg tCTTCATTCCTGAGGCGTGTATCATGCTTTGCCAAGCATGGGTGTGTACAGGAAGTGATGTCACACCTGAAGCAGGCTCTGGGGGATCGCTCCTCTGACCTCACCACGGTGGAGAAAAAACAACTGTCCAACATGGCCGTCTACTGCTACATTTACCTCTTCAAGCAAAGCTCTGGGGAGCAGCACATCAAAAACACGTTTTT AGAATTTTTGACCAGCAATTTCTTCTATGATGAACAGATGGCCCTTAATTTATTAGCAGAAAGCaacttaaatgatattttattggaGGTAGCAAAG tcCCGTGGCCTTGTTATGGAGGCCCTTAGTCTACTGGCCAAATTCAATCACTTCATGTTACAACCAGAGATGATTCAAGGACTTGTTGCCAAAGGATTTACCAACCACCTCATCCAGGCTTCCAAAG GTGTGTTCCTTGAGTTCATGACCCCGCCATCATTGGTGGACCTGTTGTGCAGTAAGCCTGAGCTGGCCCTCCCCAACTACCGCCTCCTGCAGCCTGTATTACGCAATCTTGATGAAGCTCATCTGGAGACTCTGGCCCAGGTGTTTGACCCTTCCCGAAATCCCCTAAAAGGCCACCTCTGTAGATTCATGGGGTCCAGGCACAG AACCACCAGTATTAGCTCAGTATCCAGTGATGGAGATTCTGGAATCTTG GATGGAGGAATCTTCAATGCAGGAAAACTGGTGGAGTTCTTTCTGAGCGTTGTACTTCACCTGAACAAGAAGCGAGAAGCGAATGGTCACATTCCATCAGTACAGGAGATGATGTCTGTCAGTACATCAGAGGCAAAGCAGCGATCTGTCAGT AATGCCCAAGCAAATCAGCCCGTCCAGAAGAGAAGGCGTCTTTCCTTTCAACCTCGCCCAGTAGGGACAGGTCCCCAGCATGTAGGGGTGGTTAGAAATGGAGAACTATATACTTGGGGGAAAACATCCCAGGGGAG GTTGGGCCATGGAGATTTGGCTCTTGAGAACACTGTATCCCCTCCCTGCAGAGTTGAGACCCTACACATGCTGCAGATTAAAGTTCTGTCCGTCTCCTGTGGTGGGGAACACACCGTGGCCTTAACACAGCAGGGG GTTTATGGATGGGGATCTTCTAAGTATGGCCAGGTGGGGACAGGAACCACCCACATTTACAGTAGGCCTATGTTGATTGAAGCTTTGTCAGCCGCCAACTGTGTGGACATAGTTTGTGGACAGTATCACACCCTAGCTCTCACATCAGAGGGAGA TGTGTACAGCTGGGGCTGGGGTGTCCACGGTCAGTTAGGGCATGGCAATATTGAAGATGCACTGACTCCTACCAAGGTCACATCCTTGACCTCATTAAATGTGTCTCACATACAGGCTGGACACTGCCATTCTCTGGTATTAACAGAACAA GGTGTTGTGTATTCCTTTGGATGTGGTTTCTTTGGTCAACTTGGCATTGGAAACAACAGAAAATCTTCAGTCCCAGTGAAAGTCCATACACTGCCAGAAAAAATAGCAATTGTAGCTACAAGATACTTCCACAAT GTGGCAGTAACACACAGTAACAAGGTGTACACCTGGGGGTGCCACCCTTACAACCTGAGGTTTGTGGCTCATGCGGCCAGGAAGGCCCGCCAGGCGGGGAAGTTTATGGGGGACCCGGTGGAACGTTACCTCCTGCCTGAAGTCGTAGATACAGGATACGTCCACGGCAGAATCACAAAG GTAGCGTTAGGGAGTTCCCACGGTTTACTGATGACTTTGGATGGGGATGTGTACAGCTGGGGGCGTAATGCAGAGGGTCAGATAGGGAACAACTCAAAGTATGAAATG aAACAGCCCAACATTATCACTCAGATTAACGACCGACAAATGGCCCATTTAGCCTCCGGAGGAGAGTTCAATGTTACCATGGACACCGAGGGATTGGTGTGGGTGTGGGGAAAGAATGACTTTGGCCAG cTTGGAATGGACAAGATGGATTCCACAAGTCCAACCAGCACCAAACACAGCCGAATACACACTCACCACAGACACAGGGAAACCTATGCTCCCGTTACAGAGATACTGGTCCCCACCGTCTGTGCTGGTATCCCTGCCCCTAAACCTGCCGGTAGGATAAGGCACACCAGTCTGTCAAGGTCCGACTCCTTTGACAGCAGTGAGGAACACTGG CTTGGATTAGAAAGATTTGATAGCAGGCACTTGGATAAGTTACCAGATCTCCAGTCTTTGACAGAGACCAAATACAACCGACTTGTCATCCTGGAAGTATTAGAG CACCTGTCCGAGTTCTGTCACTGCCTCCAGTTCCTCAGGAGATGTGTAGATCTGAAGGACTGGTTGAGTGCTGTCTATGTGGGCATTCACAATCAGAATTATTCCCAG GCCTTGACCTTTCACCTGTCTGCACTTAAGAAATACAAGCATCATTATACAGCCAAGTTTAATGCGATCGTGTCAGCAATTATCAACCTCTATATTCA GCTCTGTGTGAAACAAGATCTGCCTGCTGGACAAAAAGAAGAAAGATATAGGATTCTAATTATGGAG GTCTTGCAGTTTTGGGAGACTGAAGAATTGGAAGCAGTAGATTTAGAGAAATTATTGAGTCCGTACTTGGATCATCTCTCCTGTATTTTGTCTGTCATCATTTTCTG GCCACGGTCAGAGAAGCGATTGGCTGCTGAAGCAAACCTCTCATTCTCCACAAAATTTTCAATGACAGTCTTACAAAACGTTATCAAAAAACTACAGTCAGTTGACTTTGAAAAGAAACATCCAATATGTCACCAAGCCTACCAGCCTTTTTTTGTGGAGAGCAGTGAAGGTCACGGCCTTGACCTTCAGCCCAGTGACAAAATGATCCCCTATCAGCAGCTCTGGCAAGACGTTGTGCAGAATCTTCAGAAAGGCACCGAGTCGCAACAGTTCATTGCCATGACACGCAGCGAGGTGGACCATTTAGACGAAAAGCTTCACGGGGAACAGGTGCTTGATTCGAGTCAGACCAATAACAGTGTCCTGTTCACATGCGGACATTATTACACAAAGCAGAACTTTCTGGAGGAAGTTTTGGTCAAGTTTCAGAAAGAACTTGCACATGGTCATGCCAGTGTACCAAGTAGTGCCCAAGTTCTGGTAAAGTACTATAACAGAGGGGATCTTCTGCCTCTGGCCTGTCCCAAGTGTGTTCTAAACGCTCTTCATTCTGTGGGCAATTAG
- the LOC128158358 gene encoding uncharacterized protein LOC128158358, translating to MDPRLSAQDVVRCDLCKDKVVQNYCDYCHVKLCKQCIGEHISDEYDKHKIVPFQQRKSTLIFPSCKKHSKETCKLQCLSCNNSICAKCSILKEHKYHNVVDLEDSYNSKKANIGKDTEEIEKIIFPTYEEIRKALESQIASLDEEYEKITTIMSKQGEKWHKEVDRIINQIKDEIIEMKIDHRKILKKHLKEITDIELLIRENLRTLKDMQLESNLVSAIMEYKSKNKELSKLPPQVKVSLPLFCPKPIDSGKVYEMIGSTKPLTSTTDKIGYTLKKQNGSSRELLDTPEVINVFNTGYENLRGVLFYNKQEIWTSAEVNKIKCFNDKGMSTNAIKTKSGEWPHDISVTHDGCLLYSDWILRTVYKVVNGQIYEIIKPREWIPGEMCITSCSDLLIVMYDCDKTQCKVVRYSGSTKKQTIQYEENGKPLYSGDDKVKYITENRNLDICVADCAASAVVVVNEFGKLRFRYTGHPFKSKTNPFVPRGITTDSQSQILTADGGVICIHVLDQDGQFLRHIDNRMLDDPNGICVDLLDNLYVAEYNTGYIKVIRYLK from the coding sequence ATGGATCCTCGTCTCAGTGCCCAGGACGTGGTACGGTGTGACCTTTGTAAGGATAAAGTTGTACAGAATTATTGTGACTATTGCCATGTCAAACTATGTAAGCAATGTATAGGAGAACACATCTCAGATgaatatgacaaacataaaattgtccCATTCCAGCAACGAAAATCCACCCTGATTTTTCCAAGTTGTAAGAAACATTCCAAAGAAACATGCAAACTGCAATGCTTGTCATGTAACAATTCTATTTGCGCCAAATGCTCGATATTAAAAGAACACAAATATCATAATGTAGTAGACCTCGAGGACAGCTACAATTCAAAGAAAGCAAACATTGGAAAAGATAcagaagaaattgaaaaaataatttttccaacATATGAAGAAATAAGGAAAGCTTTGGAGAGCCAGATTGCCAGCCTAGACGAAGAGtatgaaaaaattacaacaatAATGTCCAAACAAGGAGAGAAATGGCATAAAGAAGTTGATAGAATTATCAATCAAATAAAGGACGAAATAATCGAAATGAAAATTGATCACcgaaaaatcttgaaaaaacatttaaaagagaTCACAGATATAGAATTACTGATAAGAGAAAATCTACGCACTTTGAAAGACATGCAGCTGGAATCCAATCTTGTATCTGCAATTATGGAATACAaatcaaaaaacaaagaattaagtAAACTTCCTCCACAAGTTAAAGTTTCATTACCTTTATTTTGTCCCAAGCCAATAGATAGTGGGAAAGTTTATGAAATGATAGGATCCACCAAACCTCTGACCTCTACTACGGATAAAATTGGGTACACATTGAAGAAACAAAATGGGTCATCCAGAGAACTGTTGGATACACCAGAAGTCATCAATGTGTTTAACACTGGGTATGAAAATCTCCGAGGTGTTCTCTTTTACAACAAACAAGAAATATGGACATCTGCtgaagttaacaaaataaaatgcttcAATGATAAAGGAATGTCGACCAATGCAATCAAAACAAAATCTGGAGAATGGCCACATGATATATCTGTAACACATGACGGATGTTTACTTTATAGCGACTGGATATTGCGAACAGTTTATAAAGTGGTGAATGGGCAGatatatgaaataataaaaccaCGAGAATGGATACCCGGTGAAATGTGTATCACCTCCTGCAGTGATCTTCTGATAGTGATGTATGATTGTGACAAAACTCAATGCAAAGTTGTCCGATACTCAGGGTcaacaaagaaacaaacaattcaatatGAAGAGAACGGTAAACCTCTGTACTCAGGGGATGACAAAGTAAAATACATTACAGAAAACAGAAACCTAGATATATGCGTGGCTGACTGTGCAGCCAGTGCAGTAGTAGTTGTTAATGAGTTCGGGAAACTCCGATTCCGTTACACCGGCCACCCCTTCAAGTCAAAGACGAATCCGTTTGTTCCTCgtggcatcacaacagacagtcaaAGTCAGATATTAACAGCAGACGGTGGCGTTATATGTATACACGTTCTAGATCAAGATGGACAATTTTTACGTCACATCGATAACAGAATGTTGGATGATCCTAACGGTATATGTGTTGATTTACTTGACAACTTGTATGTTGCCGAGTACAACACTGGATATATCAAGGTCATCAGATATCTTAAATGA
- the LOC128158359 gene encoding alpha-L-fucosidase-like: MPKFCKIFRIIFVVHLLTDVSLTIRYDPNWNSLDSRPLPDWYDDAKLGIFIHWGVFSVPSFSSEWFWYDWKQRGLPGIIDFMQKNYPPDFTYPDFAPEFKAEFYSPIEWASLFKQAGAKYVVLTSKHHEGFTNWPSKYSFNWNANDTGPNRDLVGDLADAVRDYSLKFGLYHSMFEWFNPLYKSDAANGFKTQNFVKSKTMPELYEIVQKYKPEVVWSDGDGDAPAEYWTSQEFLAWLYNDSPVKDTVVVNDRWGKNISCHHGGFFTCADRYNPGKLQTHKWENAMTIDHYSWGYRRNAPLSNYLTIEELLKTFITTVSCGGNMLMNVGPTSYGRIVPIMEERLKQMGEWLGVNGEAIYGTRPWSHQNDTVTKDVWYTKKKSATGYTVYAILLQWPKAGTLTLGAPQTTTATVVSLLGYQGNFNWSKGPIGGIEIKFPLIGWNMMPCKWAWVLKLDGISN; the protein is encoded by the exons ATGCCGAAATTTTGCAAGATTTTTAGGATCATTTTCGTGGTTCATCTGTTGACAGATGTGTCGCTGACAATTCGATATGACCCGAATTGGAACTCTCTTGATTCCCGCCCCCTGCCGGATTGGTATGACGATGCAAAACTCGGAATCTTCATACACTGGGGAGTTTTCTCGGTTCCAAGCTTTTCCTCGGAGTGGTTTTGGTATGACTGGAAGCAAAGGGGACTGCCTGGCATTATTGACTTTATGCAGAAGAACTACCCCCCAGATTTCACATACCCAGACTTTGCGCCTGAGTTTAAAGCAGAGTTTTACAGCCCAATAGAGTGGGCTAGTCTTTTCAAACAGGCAGGAGCCAA GTATGTTGTTCTGACTAGCAAACATCATGAAGGATTCACTAACTGGCCATCCAAATACTCCTTTAACTGGAATGCCAATGACACTGGACCAAACAGAGATCTTGTTG GGGACTTGGCAGATGCTGTTAGGGATTACTCTCTAAAGTTTGGACTCTATCACTCCATGTTTGAGTGGTTTAATCCATTGTACAAAAGTGATGCAGCAAATGGCTTCAAAACCCAGAACTTTGTCAAG TCCAAGACCATGCCGGAGCTGTACGAGATTGTTCAGAAATACAAGCCAGAGGTGGTGTGGTCAGACGGGGATGGGGACGCCCCTGCCGAGTATTGGACATCCCAGGAGTTCCTCGCCTGGCTCTATAATGACAG TCCTGTGAAGGACACAGTGGTGGTCAATGACAGATGGGGGAAGAACATCTCTTGTCATCACGGAGGATTCTTTACCTGTGCTGACAGGTACAATCCAG GTAAGCTTCAAACACATAAATGGGAAAATGCCATGACAATAGATCATTATTCATGGGGATACCGCAGAAATGCCCCTCTGAGTAATTACCTGACGATTGAGGAACTGCTGAAGACATTCATCACCACTGTCAGCTGTGGAGGAAACATGTTGATGAATGTGGGGCCAACAAGTTACGGCAGAATAGTGCCGATTATGGAAGAGAGGCTGAAACAAATGGGGGAGTGGCTGGGTGTGAATGGGGAGGCTATCTATGGAACGAGACCGTGGTCCCATCAAAATGACACTGTCACTAAGGATGTATG gtacacaaaaaagaaatcTGCCACAGGATACACAGTATATGCCATTCTCCTACAGTGGCCAAAAGCAGGAACTCTTACCCTTGGGGCACCCCAAACAACAACAGCCACAGTAGTATCACTGCTTGGTTATCAAGGGAACTTCAACTGGAGCAAGGGGCCCATAGGGGGGATTGAAATTAAGTTTCCCCTTATTGGTTGGAATATGATGCCATGTAAATGGGCCTGGGTATTAAAGCTAGATGGAATAAGCAATTGA